The following are from one region of the Salvia hispanica cultivar TCC Black 2014 chromosome 1, UniMelb_Shisp_WGS_1.0, whole genome shotgun sequence genome:
- the LOC125202211 gene encoding F-box protein PP2-A15 encodes MGASLSNLGENGSGSGGPGLGDIPESCVACVFLYLSPPEICNLARLNRAFRSAASSDAVWEAKLPSNYHHLLQLLSQPALCENLSRKDIFAFLARPNLFDDANKLVWVDRYAGRVCMSISAKGLSITGIDDRRYWSWVPTEESRFNVVAYLQQIWWFEVDGSVTFPFPPDVYTLSFRIHLGRFSRRLGRRISHFDHTHGWDIKPVKFVLSTSGGQHASSECFLDDIPKGDANGSYKRGCWIEYKVGQFLVKESDPPTEVRFSMKQIDCTHSKGGLCVDSVSIMPSELKERRSERSLQ; translated from the exons ATGGGGGCATCATTGTCGAATTTGGGGGAAAACGGGTCGGGCAGCGGCGGACCGGGTCTAGGGGATATACCGGAGAGCTGCGTTGCGTGCGTCTTTCTCTACCTATCGCCGCCGGAGATATGCAATTTGGCTCGCCTCAATCGCGCCTTCCGCAGTGCCGCCTCATCCGACGCCGTATGGGAGGCGAAGCTCCCCTCCAATTACCACCACCTCCTCCAGCTTCTCTCGCAACCCGCTCTTTGTGAAAACCTCTCCAGAAAGGATATTTTTGCCTTCCTCGCACGCCCTAACCTCTTCGACGACGCCAACAAG TTGGTATGGGTGGACAGATATGCTGGGAGAGTTTGCATGTCAATATCAGCAAAGGGGTTGTCCATCACTGGCATCGACGACAGGAGATATTGGAGTTGGGTTCCTACCGAAGAATCCAG ATTTAACGTTGTAGCATATTTACAGCAAATATGGTGGTTTGAAGTTGATGGATCTGTGACGTTTCCTTTCCCACCAGATGTATACACACTGTCATTTAGGATACACCTTGGGAGATTTTCTAGGAGACTGGGGCGTCGTATCTCTCACTTTGATCACACTCATGGCTGGGATATCAAGCCCGTAAAGTTCGTGTTATCTACTTCAGGCGGCCAACACGCATCAAGTGAGTGCTTCTTAGACGACATACCAAAGGGTGATGCTAATGGGAGTTACAAACGGGGTTGTTGGATTGAGTACAAGGTGGGTCAGTTCCTAGTCAAGGAGTCGGATCCGCCCACCGAAGTACGGTTCTCAATGAAACAAATCGACTGCACGCATTCGAAAGGCGGCCTCTGCGTCGATTCAGTGTCAATCATGCCCAGTGAGCTGAAAGAACGAAGAAGCGAACGGAGTTTGCAATGA